The following is a genomic window from Liolophura sinensis isolate JHLJ2023 chromosome 10, CUHK_Ljap_v2, whole genome shotgun sequence.
CCGAATTTTAGCAAGTAGCTCATCCTGGCGAACCACTTACATATACTCCGAGTTTCCTCTCTTGTAGAAGATGCGTTAAGTTGTGTGTATTATTTTTAGCAATCTGATGAGGCAGGGAGGAAAGGTAGTGGCATATTTGCAAAGTGGATTCTTAAGTTGAAGTTTCATCACCTCGGGAAATGATGAGAAGTTCTGAGACTGCTAATGGGAAACTAATGGTGGTTGAGCTGACATGAATGACAAATGATTCAAGTAGCTCTGTGATCAGAGTTTTATTTGACTCTTTCTCAGAATAACAACTCAAAAGCATTCAAATGCGTTGTCTTGGAAACGGATTTGTCAGTAATTACACCGTGGAGTTTTACTCTATACAAGAACACCAGTTTGTATAACAAGTCATGCAACCGTTTTGAAACTTACCGCTGTGTTTGAACAATTCTGACAAAAGTATTAGACGGGTTCACATTCAGAACAAGCGTCTGGGTTCCTTATTGTGTCACTGGCTGTAGGAATATAGTTCGGTTTAATGTCCACGTGACTGATTGCAGCCTTGTTACGAGTGTTGCTGTGGAGTTTTGCTTATACTTTGATTAAACATTCTCCACGCTAGACGTTAACTCATATAACTTTTACACGGCCATGTGTTTCTTCATGGCGTTAGATAGCAGTATTTCATTGCCCAGAGATCAGAGGCTTATTTGCCTTCTTTTTACCGACATTAATTCCTCGCGTATTGGCTGGGTAACCTGTGGCACTTTACATAAAAGCCATCTGGAGTTTCTTTAAAGGGAGTCGCTGTTTATAACATTCGGCTgcgtcatgtacatgtgacgaAATCCGTTTATACATTGATCTCTTGTAAACTTTTAAAGATATTTGATACCCATCTTTAAAATCAATCGTCATTCACCATACAGCAAACAGTCTTTTAGTCCTTTGTTGAGCGAAAATAAAAACAGCTCCGTGGttgaaaactttaaatgtaTCGCGCTGACCGTCTATTAATCCACTGTAATATTTCATTCTTCGGGTAAAAATGGGCAATCGTTGGCTAAGTTTTATAACAAGCTGGTACACTCTAAACCCATAGGCCATTGAGAAACGAGGTCTCACTTTCTAATTTAGTTTCCAGCAGATTTACATTTTCTGTAGGGGGTTATGGGGGAGCACTGTATATCCGTTCTGTGTCTGCTTTCTTCCATCCATCCTCACCACCATCGCAGAGGCTTACATGCAATATTTTTAAGTAGTACTTAAAACCCCAATGATCTAATGGAAAAAATGACTGCTTGTGCAAAATTTTGCGTTTAGATAACAGGTGCAGGACGTCTCGCACCGATGTAATCGCGTGTTGCTGCTGTAGGGGTCTGTATTATCGGCCTCTTAGAAGGTCGATGTCAAGGTCAGGGGTTAATTATGATTTGACCCCTGTAAGTCGACTCACAATTACCCGGATAAGCTAAACTCCTGCAGCTGTCAGTGCGACGTGAAAACTTATCTCACTTTACCACTTTTATGTTGCTGTCAGGATATTTATCCCGCACTTAGGGTAATTTTCTCGCTAACATGTTAAAAGAAAGCTCGGGGTAATAACCTTACTCGGTTTACCGCGGATCCATGTCGCAGTTAAGGCGTTCTATACACATTGCACCAAACTATCGGGTTGCCTTTATGCTGATCCACCTTGCACTCTTCACTAGCCCATTCCGGACTTTTATCGCACCGAGTCCGGCTTCCACTCCCTCAACCGGTTATGATTCACAAACGTTTATTGCCGGTAATTTTACCGTGCTCTCGGGCGCCCGATTGGCCCTTGGCTCTTACGTCGCCGTATCACTTGCCCCCAAACGCACGCCACTTTGCTGTAAATGTCATAACAACCAGATGTGCTGTAATGAATTGCGGTTTGGACAACCGCCAACGTCGGTGGGACTAAAGAGCCAAATGAGATTTCTACACTTTGACGAAACATCTCAAAGTTCTCTAATGACTATCTGTATCACCTTAAATCTTCGTATACGTCTTGCACCATGTAGATGGTTTGAGGGAATAGGATGCGAATATTTAGAAAATACTTCGTAGATGTTGTTAGAACGCATCCATGTTAGTATCGAACGATAATTAGCCATgtctgttgtgttttgttttggtttgttttgaattttgtctATGGCGTGGTTTCCTTCGTCCTCGGCTGTGTTGCCTGGTTTTACGTCATAACATTTCACAGGACGTTTGCCTCTTGTGTTTCTGTTGTcgtaattatatatatacacaggaaGCTCTCTGTACTATCTTGTCAACACCTCCCACGCTGGCTTTCTCTGAGCTATGTTCTGTTTTGTGTATCTTGTCCAACCGAAGGAAGACCAGCAAAACACTGCaaactcaaatcaacagtacggAGAATAAAATAGAGACATGTCACAACCTTGTTtccatatttgttaaaaattacTACCCCGGATAGGTACTTTGTGCGGATAAATGGTGAAATTCACTTCTATGTCAGATACATCCATGTCATAGCTTACTAACTTTGTAAGCTGGTAATCTTAGACATGCTGTGTCTTTAGGAACACACAGTAGCAAACGATTGAGAGGGTGATCAAGTTGCAGGCAGTCCGAAACAAATAGTCAGGCAAATAATCAGACGACTTTGACCCAAAGAGAATGAATAGGCTCAAACAAGTcaaatggaaatttaaaaaagacTAATATAACTAGATGTTTATAAAGAACTTCTGAATGAAGCTCATTTTCACGTGAGAATCAACTCGGGTTCAAACCGAATCGATCATTGATGACTTACTACGACAACACTACGACTCTCTCAACGACAGCTCATTCGAAGCTGTGGCTTCCATTCTATGTCGAAAGATAAATTTTCTGATACCAGTGAGAAGTTACGTAATCTGTGTTAGCCAAGGAACGAGCAAAACACCTTTGCAAacgggtaaaaaaaaatgccatcaaACCTTAACATTGCGGTACCTGattttatgtattatgtattttattttatgcaaCTGGTTGCAGGTTGTGGACTATCGATCCTCGCATTTCAAACGAAAAACAAACTACATCCGCAATACCTGAAGTTATCGCCCACAAATGAACCATAAATAACCTCCATACTTAAAACCTGTTCTTTTGCCATGTGTATCAGATGTATGGGCGGCTCTTGTAGCAGAGGTACTAAGACGAATGATACAGGCCTCTGCCCGAGAAGAGTAGTATTATACACTTCACCAACTTGTCATGAAACGTCACCAAAACGTCATGACAATGGCAGAAAGGACCCGAGTCCTATAGACTAGGTTGTCCGTTACACTTATATGTAGATTCGTTAACCTGTCTTGATACCTACTTAGAGAGATTGTAGCCTGGTATACATCGAAGCTACAGCTCTTATCTCCTGCCATAAACAAGAATTTAATGAATTTATGGACGTACAACATGGAATTtgaaatcagagcagcgacgagagtgtgatagttgacaaatgttcactcgtaaccagtgaaatacagccacttgtcagtttacatcagtcagggttttattctaactgttcatgtaaatgcctaaatagtagcaaattacacgccctaaACATGCTGGCTTAAGCAGTATTACTTTAACAAAATGCgctgatgttaattgcaatttattacacgtcactcaaaatgctgttttttcatcacatttaacatacaacaacagcaaaactATATAAAGGGCCCAGACCACGGAGATGCCTAATCCACGGGCAGAATCTGGGTTTATGCAGGAAAACAATACGatgatgaatgtatgaatgagtACATTTACGTGGTTGGTTGATTAAGTCATTAATCATGAGCTTTGACCACGTCATCCTTTTCAACGACAGCACAAAATACAACAGTTCACTGACACCAACCACGTCACATCAAACTCTCTCTGAAACTCACTTTTGTGCTTTTTTCTTCATTGCAGATTGTGACGAGGTATATCGGAGCGGAGGGATGAGATTTATTGGAGATTATTACATCATGATTCAACCCGAGGGCTCACCGGAACCTTTCAAGGCGTTCTGCAAAGTCTTCAACAATTCTGGTAACCTTGTCTTTTCCCAGGACGTTTCTCCATTATATTATCACTCATGTGCCAGGATAgaactgaaatctttgggtAACCTTTGATAAAGAAGTTCGAACATGCATTGACACAGCGTGGACTAATCGATGACAGAAGTGGTAGAATTCATTTCGCTCCAATCCAGTCCAAATCTAAATCTGAATTTTAAAAAACGTAAATTCATTGGGATTTTATGCCAGAGAATCTGTTAGgcacactccttacagcgcatgcgccgctctctaggTGAAGAAAGAGAGCGTGCAGAGAGGCTGTAAGTAAGATGTCTGTAGCTTTAATGGCCTGGCGGGTTTGGACCCGTTTCCATCGTTACGCCTCTTTGCTAGCGTTTGAAATTTCTCAAAACATATATGAATTCTGTTTGCAATCTGCTAAACTCTCCTGCCTCGTAGATTCGATTTAATCTTGACTTAAAAATATCTGAGCAGATCAAAGTGTCTGTTAAATATataggtcagtgggctgtccagCACACCTGTTCTATTTTACTTCTGAATCGGCAGATGAGACAAAGATATTCCCATCATTATCTGAGTCTCTTTCCGCCAGGCTTGGTGGTAATCTAAATATCTTCTATAGATCTCCACCAAGTCCCCTGTGTGAAAAGACTAGAGGTTATGAAGGTTGAAGATAATTTCCTGTAACAGGCAGTGTTCAACCAAGACCCGTCTTCTAAAtgaggaaataaatattttcacctCAGTTTCAATTAATACGCTTGAGGAGGAGTCCGCATCCACATTTATTACTAGGCTTATTTGTATGTACCTTTGACGAACGTTTCGTTTACCTTGACAAAAAAGAAATCTAGTTCACTTTATGTATCCAAATATAAAGTATTAGCACTAAGAGAATTGGACTGTGGCGCTATACCTTGTAAATCAtgtgattttaacattttccaagTATCACGCTCTTATATCTTGTATCCGTATTTCCAGGTTGGACCGTTATCCAGAGACGCCAGGACGGCTCCGTCGACTTCTACCGGAAGTGGGACGACTACAAAAAGGGTTTCGGGAATCTGGAGAGCGAATTCTGGCTGGGAAATGACAACATCCATTATCTCACTAACCAAGGTATGGCATCCTCAATGTACTCACATAAAAGGCaatcttgaaaattttacatgGACAAATTTATAGACACGTTTCCTACCCGGCAAAATCCTATATTGCTTCCAGTCgttggaaagttcatcagctataagtgaaatagtcctGAATACCGTGTACCACAATCCATCAATTTAAGAGCGTAATTAAACTTTGTAGGATgtgtcatatttgcaaattgGGGTCAGTATATGTCCCCTGTAACTTTATCTAgtgttgagaaaaaaaatagtcCTGAATACCGTGTACCACAATCCATCAATTTAAGAGCGTAATTAAACTTTGTAGGATGTGTCATATTTGCAAACTGGTATCAGTGTATGTCCCCTGTAACTTTATCTTCTGTGGAGAAAAATTACTCTTTTTCTCTCATAAATAAggtttttgatgaaaaataGCGCTCTGATTTTgtcttaaatattatttttgagaaaTTAGTTACGgcagaaaaaaagtaaatgcgTTTCAAGCCTCTGGACATATCAATTTATCATTAAGGAAACCTTACATCATTTAGAATTCTGCTGTTCAAAAACCATTTGCGTTTTACATCATTGGTGCCGTTCACTGAATCTTGGAAGCTATTTTGTAttcataatacatttattttataacgGTGCTGTAGACATCTTCTAAGTAGTATGTCCAAGACGGAAACACGTCTTTTGGGATGTCCATCTGCAGCGAGTGCAGGGCGTCCTCTTGTTATTTACTTAGGCCTACTTAAAAGCCCTAGATATTATCTGCTTGTCCTAATAATGTGCTTAATTTATCTCTTATGATGAAAATCACCAGCGTAATGAATAAGCATTAATATGCCGACAACACCCAGTCTCTCTGCACAAGGAAAAAGCAATGCACGCAAAAGGCGAACTTGGATTTACGTATCTCTACAGGAAACAATTATTACCACGTCAGATAAACCCAAGTACTTGTTTATCGTGTACCCGATCGTGCTGCGAATGGGTTGGCGGAAACACGCAGGCAGGAAACCTAGAAAAATGATGCTACCATCTGCTAATAGTGGAAAAGTTAGAAGtcaaaagtgtcatttaatAACTCGACATTAGTTTCAATTTGTATGATAACTACTGTAACAGGTTGTGTGGGGGTGGTGATATATAGGATGTTGTCGCTATGTTACGCACACGACGGTCAATGGGTACTTGTCTAAATCAGTCGCATTTCCTGTATTGCGACAAAGTCTATATTTTAAAGTGTGGTTTTTTCAGCTTGTGTTGATGCCCTAAATATTCATACACTTGTACCTAAAACATGTGCTGTTAATAATTGCAAATAAGAAAGTAGTTCTCTCCACATGTGCGTACCtaattcaatatacatgtattgcgtTTGTTTATTTGGGACTATTTTACGCTACAAATAGGGAACATTTCAATTGTACGGGGACAGTCATGTAAATAGATGGAGGGAGCCGGCAAAGTTTTATTGACACCGCTGCTTAGTTTTTGCCAGAAATAGATATACTCCAGTCCTCTTCTAATAAAAATACTCCACTTTGCAGGTGACACAAAACTTCTTATTCAACTAGAGGACATGAGTGGCAAACGTTACCATGCCTCTTACGACGAATTCAAGGTGGACAACGAAAAGAACCTCTACACCCTTAATGTAAAGGGTTACCATGGTAACGCGGGTGATTCACTGACGTCACAATGGAAAAAACACGACGGGAAGCCGTTCAGCACGTACGACCGGGACAACGACGGACGTAACTATGACAACTGCGCGGAGCACTATCATGGCGCTTGGTGGTTCAATACTTGCTTTGATTCCCACCTGAATGGACGTTATTACACCAAAGGATCGCATTCGAACTACTTCGTGAGGAACGGCATCCTCTGGAACGgcattcatgaatattcatcgCTGAAACACGTGACCATGATGGTTACCAACGTGCAAAGCAGACCGGGGCACAGGAATGACGTGTAGTGTGACGAAATTCGTGACGTGTGTGATACCCATTATGGTTTGATGAATCTCGGTCTACCGGATGCCCTCACGGGGGAGAAAGAGGGCGTATTTTTCATGAGAGCATACCGTTGTGGATTCGTGGTATTTTCTCTCCCTCCCAGCTTGAAACAGCTCTCTCCCGGGCAGTTAAAACCAGGGCAGAAATATTTAGACGAAGTATTTTAGGAGACTAAACACTTACAATGGACTCTGTAGAATTTCAGAGGTGAAGTCCCAACCAGTGACCCCGCCTAACTAAGCCCATTTTTCTTGGTGTTGACCGTGAACTTTCATCCCGATGAGATTTGGTCCGAGAAAGATGTGGAAGATGAAAGATGTGAAAGATACGAGATGAGGAAGATGAAAGATGTGATAACACGAAGCTGTCTTCGTGGGTTACCCAGAAAGTGCAAACCTGGACTGACAACTAATTTATGCAGACACAAAACTGGGGAGCCGAGGCTGTGCCCTTTGTTATTTTATTCATCGTCATCTGTTTTTCTATAGCAAATGACATACAGTGCCAAAAGAACGAAAcgaaacatttttgtgaaatggtgctgactttgtaaattatttctttaatgtTGTGTCATGTAGAAGTGTCTaggaagtgtacatgtatctacacgTAAATGTTAACTCTTGTTTGGGCAAAAGATCAGCAAATTGATCTGGAATTTCAGTTCAGCTGTCGGACTAAACTTTGTGTGTCTGTggaagaatatatttatttattctaattAGTTCCAAAGAAGCAACTGAGAAGCGCATTTTAGCTTCCCGTGGCTTTTTACAGACGATCCTACCCTTTGTCATGTGATAATAACGTGGCTAGTTATTTCAAGTGTTCTATTTTGAGGTGAACTTTTCTCCTTTGTATGTAATAGTCTTTGCAAGATTGTTTAGTTCTCGGCGGGGTAATTTACAAAAACACTCTGATGAGATTGCGctgtatttaattgtttgttcgTGTAACCTTAAAAAATAGCACGCTTTTGTGAGCCCAGTTACGATGTTCTAGCCATGTGTTCCTTGC
Proteins encoded in this region:
- the LOC135476295 gene encoding fibrinogen-like protein 1, with protein sequence MKFLEFGLVVLLCVLVTSEAVDKLKRRERRRLRGRRCNCESVMQKVNQMMDKKLQVFEQRLGKLPADNDNAVQLSSTKLKAMAHKLDMLGKELQGTKALMQKQSVTLQHTRQFLYNKRDDFVSLSEKYAVLSNTVQNLSAVVGHLEQLLRADTTEPVILTPVEPETYPKDCDEVYRSGGMRFIGDYYIMIQPEGSPEPFKAFCKVFNNSGWTVIQRRQDGSVDFYRKWDDYKKGFGNLESEFWLGNDNIHYLTNQGDTKLLIQLEDMSGKRYHASYDEFKVDNEKNLYTLNVKGYHGNAGDSLTSQWKKHDGKPFSTYDRDNDGRNYDNCAEHYHGAWWFNTCFDSHLNGRYYTKGSHSNYFVRNGILWNGIHEYSSLKHVTMMVTNVQSRPGHRNDV